The DNA window TTGCCCAGTGAGTTTGGTAGAAACCTGGACCCATGCCATCAGGACCTGGCGCTTTGTCAGGATGCATTTAAAACAGAGCGTGTTTAACTTCCTCATCTTGGATTAGCTGTAGAAGATCGTTATTTTGAGCAATATCAACCGAACAATTGACCCCATTGACAACCGAAAGATACTGAGAAGCATTAGCAGTGTAAAGATCAGAAAAATAATTTGAGATGACAGTTTCAAGCCCCGAATCCCAATCCTTCAGAACCCCACGACTATCTTGCAAAACATGAATTTGATTATTGCATTTTCGAGTGATTGCATAAGCATGAAAATATTTGCTATTTTTATCCCCTCCATGTAACCAGTGTTGTTTGGACCGCTGCTTCCAATAAAGTTCTTGTTGGGcaaggatttcaaaataatTAGTTTGCTCAGTAATGAAATTCTGCACATCAGTAGCATCAGTACTACTTTTCAAACGAGACAATTTCTGCTTACTTTTGGAAATACGAGTCTTGAAATTACCTGTAAGAGTGCGGCCCCAGGAATCCAAAGCAATGCCGCAAGCTTTGATTCTTTCAGCAAGAGAAAGgtgattattatttttccaGCAATCGTCTACCAGCTGGGAGCAAAAAGGCTCACGGCTCCAGCAATTTTCATACCGAAAGTGGTATATTTTCTTTGGCAGCCACGGTGGTTTTGGTTCAAGGAAGATAGGGATGTGGTCTGATGATGAGAAGTCTCCATTGGTAAGAGTAGCTTGGGGAAAAGATTGGAGCCAAAGATGGGATACAAGAGCTTTATCAAGCCTAATCTCAACACTAGAGGGAGTACCTTTGCTGCGTTCCCAAGTAAAAGGGTACCCCCGAAGGTCAAGATCAATTAAATCACAACTCTGAAGAACCTCTTGAAAACCGGCAATAAGAGAGGAGGGATAAGGACGACCACCTTTCTTCTCTGAAGGACTACCAATATTGTTGAGATCACCAATTAAACACCAAGGTAGTTGAGAAAAAATAGCAAGATCATGAATTAGTTTCCAAGTGTTGAATCGCAAGCTTCTCTTGGGTTCACCGTATATGCCCGTAAGACGCCATGGAATCGTGTTTTGTATCAGTATTTCTGCATCAATGAAGTTGTGTGCATTTGAAGTAAACGAACCTCCTCTTGGGCTTTCCAAAGAAGAGCAATCCCTCCTTTATGACCTTGGGCCTCAACACAAAAGCTGCCTCCAAAACTTAGTTGGACTCTTAATCTTTCAATCACATCTTTTTTGCATAAAGTTTCACACAAGAAAATAAAGTTGGGCTTCTTTTGAACAACAATGTCCTTAAGGAATTGGCAAGCCcgcgggttcccaagcccacggcaATTCCAACTGATACAACTCATAATGCTTGGTGGGCCTGGGATCCAGGACCCACCACATTCACATTTTTTGACCCAATTTCCACATTAACATCCATTCGGCCCATGAACACTTCAGTGTCACTTATCACAGACTCATTCCCACGCAATAAGGAATCATTGATAACAGAATTATTTTTGTCAATAGCAAatcttttcctttttaattcagCATTTGTCaactcttcatcttcttcctgGGTGTCATAAATCACAATCTCTTTTTGTTTGGGATGTGATTTTGCAAGAGTAAATGGTGGAATTCCCATTGAATCTGTGGCTGATTTGGTGGCAGGGATATCTCCACGATTTGTGGGATGTGTAGCTGATGGTGGGGAATCCATGGATCTGCCAGGTCGGAGAAATGGTGATGCAGAAACTTGTTGGTGCCGTCGAGGTGTTGCCTTCATGCCGATTCCATAAGGCTACACATAAACACTTTGGAGGAATGGGATTATATGGATGTCTTGGGAGAGAATGGCTACACATAAACACTTTGGGGAATGGGATTCCGTCACTTAAGTGATTTCAACCTTGCTATGCTTGCTAAACAAGGTTGGCGTCTCTTATGCAATCCTAACTCTCTTGTCAGTCGGGTCTATAAAGCAAAATACTTTCCCACTTCAGACTTCCTCAGTGCTGACCTTGGCTCCAACCCCAGCTTCGTGTAGCGCAGCATTTGGAGCGCCCAAAAGCTTCTCAAACTTGGAGTCCGACGCACTATTTGTACCGGTATGCACACTAGAATCCTTGATGCTCCGTGGCTTCCTGACAAGGACAATCCATATGTTACAACCAACAATCCTGGGCTCTTGAATCAGAATGTTTCGGCATTGTTCTCGATT is part of the Cannabis sativa cultivar Pink pepper isolate KNU-18-1 chromosome 5, ASM2916894v1, whole genome shotgun sequence genome and encodes:
- the LOC133038223 gene encoding uncharacterized protein LOC133038223; protein product: MSCISWNCRGLGNPRACQFLKDIVVQKKPNFIFLCETLCKKDVIERLRVQLSFGGSFCVEAQEILIQNTIPWRLTGIYGEPKRSLRFNTWKLIHDLAIFSQLPWCLIGDLNNIGSPSEKKGGRPYPSSLIAGFQEVLQSCDLIDLDLRGYPFTWERSKGTPSSVEIRLDKALVSHLWLQSFPQATLTNGDFSSSDHIPIFLEPKPPWLPKKIYHFRYENCWSREPFCSQLVDDCWKNNNHLSLAERIKACGIALDSWGRTLTGNFKTRISKSKQKLSRLKSSTDATDVQNFITEQTNYFEILAQQELYWKQRSKQHWLHGGDKNSKYFHAYAITRKCNNQIHVLQDSRGVLKDWDSGLETVISNYFSDLYTANASQYLSVVNGVNCSVDIAQNNDLLQLIQDEEVKHALF